TTATGGCAACCCAGCAGCGACAGACGAACAGGTAGTTGAAGCGGCGAAAAAAGCCCACGCTCATGATTTCATTATGCAGCTACCACAGGGTTACGATAGCTTCCTTGGTGAACGGGGAGTGCGATTGTCAGGCGGTCAACGTCAACGCATCGCCATCGCACGGGCGATTCTTAAAGACCCCAATATCTTGCTACTGGATGAAGCGACCAGTGCACTGGACAGCGAAAGTGAACACCATGTTCAACAGGCGCTGGAAGCACTTATGCGTAATCGAACCACTCTCATTATTGCTCATCGCTTGTCGACCATTAAGCACGCCGATCAGATTGCCGTGTTAGATCAGGGTAAGCTGGTGGATGTGGGTGACCACAATGAGCTAATGCAAAGTTGTGAACTTTACCAGCGTTTGGTTGAGTTGCAGTTTAAGCCGATTGACCGATAGTCTGCTCAACACGGACGATAACGAATTAAGGGCGTTCTTTACTGAGTTGCGTCAGCGAGTACAGCGTTAAACTAGGCGTACATCTCATTCTTTATTGTTTGATCTGAGAGTACGCTAACACGCTGAGTGCAAAGCTTGATGTATTCTAGGTGAAGTCAGTAAAGAGGATATAATTCATGTCAAAAAGCGCAAAGCTTCACAATGAAGACAAACTGGTCAAGAAAGCGTTGGAAATCGGTGAGAAAATGGCCAAGATGCAAGGTTTTGATCTGCCGAAGTCACCGCAGCCAGTCAGAGTGAAAGCCGTATATCTGTTTTTGGTTGGTGCCAAGCAAATCACGCCACTACCTGACAGTAAACTTGATGGTGCCAATATCAAGCACAGACTTGCGCTTTGGATTCATAGTGCATTGCCTGATGATGACCCATTAAAGTAAATGTGTGTCAGTGGCTAACGCATCTAAAGTGTTTAGCGTCGGCAGAAAATAAGTAAGGGCAACAATTATGTTGCCCTTATTAATTCTTGGAACACGCCCATTATGATTTAGAGAAAAAATGGTTTACCTTGAACATCTTAGGTATACAGAGGCTTAAATCAAACGTTGAGATATACGTTTTTCTTCTTCGATTTTCGGGCTTTCATTGAAATTTTAACAACAAGCTGTTTTTGTTTAGTTGAAATGATCTGCTTAGTTAAAGCTTTGTGGTGTAAGTCCGTGATAAAATTTTTTTCCCAAGGTGTAAGGCAGTCGAACTTCAATAAAACAATGTCATTGAGTATATTAAACAGCTCGTATTGATTTTTATCCATTCGAGGGCTTCGCATTCAATTAGAACACTTGGTTAGAGAAATAACGTAGAGGCTTTCTACGTCCTCATTTTTATCTAATGTCATGATTTTATAAGAAATCTTGCTCTCCAATAAAGGCCTTAGCTCAATGCTGTTACAAAAACTAACAGCGACCTTATCCACTAGGCTGTCAATATTTAATTTTTTCCTTTTAGCAAAAATAAGAGTGACGATATTAGCTTCCGACTGAGCCTCAACGAGTGTGAGTGAGCCTAACTCAATTGGTAGTTGGCTTGAGATAACGGTCGCTCTATAATCGGCGAGCCAATGAGATTGTATTGGGTTTGTCTGGCAACCGTTAAGCATGGACACTAACGAAAATATTGCAGTTGCTCTAAGCATTGTGCCTCCCTTTTGGCTTGGCTACCTCACAAGATGTATTAAAATATTTATGGACATAGCCTGAATTCATACAGGATAAAAGAGCACTGTAATTGAGATTAAATTTAACTTTTCCCCACGAATAATGATCTATTCGAGGATTCAATAACCATATGGTCGCTGGTTGAAGAGATGATGTTTTCTCCTTCCAGAGCTTGAAGCCCAGAGACACAAACATCTTGACGACCTAATGCAAGAATAGCTTGCGAGGTCGTCCCTCTGTCTTGAAAGTTTATCTTTTCACCAAATGCATTAGCTCCTCTGGTTCCCCAAGGTAAAGTTGGTTTGATTTTGGATTCAATCACTTCAGCGGTCAAAAGGACTGTATCGGTATACAAACCTTCAATCTTTTCTTGCTCTAAAGGCTCACAACCTAGGAAAATTGCCTCGCCTATACGTAGGTTGTTTATTCGAGTTCGTGCGGTGTTATTCAGCGCCCAATTGATAGAAGCTGAATTCCCTCCTGAGACAATGGCGAGATTTATTCCAAATACCGCTTCAATTCCATCTGCAAGATCAGAAAGAACCTTCATATTTTGATGATCAGGAGCCACACCATACCTGCAGGCTAAGTTCCCACCAATCCCTAATATTGTGATGTTCGGTAAAGAGATAATCTCACGGATAAAATCAGCAACGCGATTCGGCATCAAACCTTCCCTGAGGTCACCTAGTTCAACCATTATAATGATCTCATGATAGCGACTCTGTCGTTTCGCTATATGCGAAAGCCTTTCCACTACGCCTACTTCAGAGATTAAACTCACGTCGCAGTACTTTATCACGCTGACAATTTGGTCCTGCATAGGAGTACGTATCAGCATTTTAGGGGCAGCAATACATGCTCTCGTCATCTTTTGCAGGTTTTCGATTCTTGAATCGGCTAACATTGTTGCTCCTGCATCAAGTAGCACTTGAGCAATGACGGGATGGCCTAGGAAAACTTTTGTTACAGGCGTCACTGAGATATTTTTCAGCGATAGCTGAGTAATCAGGAACTGAGCGTTATGGTGAATTTTCCCACAATCGATATCGAGTCTAGGGTAGTTCACCCTTCTTCGGCCAGTTTACTTGCTAACGGAGGGAAAGCTGCCAATACGATTTGCACTAGATGTTTGGCAGGCTGTGATAACGCATCAGTAACGGGTAGATCAAATTCAGTGGTGTACCAGTCTATAGCATTGAGTGTTTCATCCCGAGACATGCCTTCATGATTTAGTGTCAGTCCAATAACACTGGTATTAGAAAAGGTTTCGATAAGGTTTATTTCAGAGGCAACCGAAGGCATTGGGCAATCAGGAAAGTCACTGCGATATAAGCGATTAGGGGCATGTTGTAAGATGACGCCAGTTGGGCAGCTACCCCGCAAGATAAAAGCGCTGGTAGAAAAGGCAGGGTGACTTAAAGCCCCTTGCCCCTCGATGATAATTATATCCGGACTTTCCGTGTCATAGGCTTGCACAATGACTGATTCCAACTCACCAGCGCAAAATTGAGCAGGAACAGCGTCAAGTGCCACACCGTACTGCGCTCCTTGTATAATACCGGTCTGGCCAGTCGCTATCAAAACGACATTTAGCCCCTTTTTAGTCAATTCATTAGCCAGAATGGTGGCAGTTGTTCGTTTTCCTAGCGCGCAATCCGTGCCCATCACGGCAATTCTTGGACATTTAACTCTGTGTATCTTCCCGCTAAACGTTTGTAGTTCGGCTTTATCCTTGGGTTTACGAGTATCCAATATTCGAACGTTGTGCTTGATACTTGCCGCCAAAAATACAGGGTCGTCGCTAAGAAACTCATGCAACCCATTCACAACATGCATTTTCAGCGACATAGCGTTCAAAAGGACACTTTTATCTAGGTCAGATAAAAAACCATTTGAAGGGGCGATGCCAAATATAAAGTAGTCAGGGATTGTGTCCGCCTGAATTAAAGCTTCCTCGATGCTACTCACGATGGGAATACCATTGGCTTTGTTATCCAGTACTTCACCAGCGTCCAGACCTGCCAGTTCACTATCGATAACTGATAAGATACGATAACCAAGTGAATGTCTTACTAGCCCATTAGCGGTTTTGCCATCAATCCTACCGAAATTACCTTCACAATATATAATCGCCGAGGGGATAACGGGTTTAATTATATGAACAAGTGATGTTGTTTGACTCTTGGTTTCGATCTCTTCAGCTCTAGTAGACTTGAAGAGATTTCTTAACTTTTGTTTTGAAATTGACATAATTAAAGCCTTGTATTGAGGCCTAGGAGGGCGACTAAGGAGTGCCGAGATGCAAGTTCGGAAAAGAAAAGAAGCCCCTACTAAGCGGTAGGGAGAGAACCCAAGTTAACACACTTACTAGACTTTTGTTGGTTATTTTTAATACGCTTTTGTGACTATCACTTTCAGACTCAACCCTATCTAGAGTGACTGACTAGATATAAGGCGCATTGTTCAACGCCAACTTGGTGAATGTGAGTCTATAACAAGCGTTATCGACTGGCCTTGTAGTTCTTAAGACCGATTTTATTTAGTGGGCTTACTGTAGTAGCAAAGTATTCACATAATGACATGTGTATAGATTGGTGTCGTCGCTACATCTGAGTGGTCTAACAACTCTTAACCTGTGCGGATATTTTGCCCAGAACGAAACAATTCAGTTATAAAGCGATGGTGAAAGTATGGAAGGATAAAGATTTCTGCTTTTTGTACAGCACGTGTTAAAGCCTTTTCTGTTTAAGTCGCTTATGAGTTTGCAGTTTTTACGATTGAGACGCTTTCCGCTATGATGGGTTTCGAAAAAATGATGTTTTGATAAGTCGATGGCGATGATGTTTGTTGAGTCAGGATTCTAGCCATATTGAATGGAGCTGACGCAGGGCTCATCGCCATATTAAATGGTCGAGGAAGTATTTCATCGACTTAATGTCATCTTGTATGGACAAGGAGAGTGAATGTTTAGAAATAACCACATTCATTATCAATTTAAGAAAGGGGAAGTGATTGCCACTCACCTCCAAACCAATAAATCGGTCACTAAACGGTGCGAAGCATTGGCACATCCGAGGACATTAATGGGTAATTTTTATGAAATTGACCATTGTGTGAAAGTGATGTCTAAAGAAGTGTTCTCAAAATCTATCTTTGATAAAGCACCTATTGCGATTGTCCAATTATTCGGACCATCTGATGGCGGCTACACGAATGTGGAACTTCGAGCATTTAGAGAAGTGATGTTTGGCTCAGGCATTCGTGACGTCTATTTTCCAGATTCAACCTTATTACTTTCGGGCGTAGATATGATCAATAAGAACTACACCTGCTTCGAAGATTAGAAGGGATAATTGGTAGAGCCAGTTATTCAGCAGTAACTTTGCACGCGTTTTATTTAAATGAAAAGGCCCTTTCGCTACAGAAAGGGCCTTTTAGTATTGATTCTATCTGCTAGATGAAATAACAGACGTCCCTATCTAATCCATGCATCTTGTGCTTTAGCCGGTTTGCCTTTGCGAGGTTGACCACTCAGGTAGTAAGCAAGGCACAATAGCGCTACCAGTAAGCCAAAAAACGCGATTAAACTCAGGTGGATAATGGTATCTAATGCTTGCTTTGCGCTGATTTTGTTGGTGACTGTCAGCGTAATACGACCGTCGTTGTGAGCCACGCCTAAAATGGTCACTTCGATATTTTGCTGTGCGGCTGCGGTTTGTAATACCAGCAGTTCTTTTAGCTGCTCGATGCGGTTGTTTGCATAGTCTCGGTCTAGCTTAGAGCGCAGTGTGATCACCTTGGTCATGTCCTGATTATTCTGTCCAACCCAATCAAGAGTGATAGACGCTTGTTCAAGAGGGGAAAGTGCTAATGATGCTTTGGCTAATTGCCATATCTCATTTTTCAAATGGTGCAAGCTTGAAAAGTAATCATCTTCTCTGTTTGTTACGGCCTTATCCTTGACCAGTACTACCCCTTGAAGTGCTTCTTGCCAGCACAATGAGGTATCACAGGTACTGGTTGTTGCTTCCTGCCATAGCACCCCAAATTGTTGTTTAAAATCGGTGCAGATATCAGTTAATTTAGGGCTATTGAATGATGGATTTCCAGCTTGATGACTTTCTGTCGATGGAGCGTCGAGGGGGCAATACTGTGTGATGTGCTTGGCGATCTTTTGTAAACTTTCAGGCGTAAACATATTCATTTCTCTGCGCTCGCGAATACGGTCATAGCCTCCAATATTATAATTATATCCGTAGCGGAGACCTAATCCTTTACTTATTTCTGCCAGTGATACCAGATAGTTGTATACATTTTGCGGCATCTCGGGTGCAAAGTCAGGTGCGTTGGTAACAAACTCTATATACGCATCTATGACCGAAGCATTAGGGGTAAATTTAAAATCTCCTTCAGCTAAAGGGTATGCGAATTGTTTGCAGTACACCAACCTGTTGTTTTTATCGTGGCTATCCAAACATAGGCGCGGCTGAGTAATAGATAGGTGATCACCAAGTCTAAGCTCGTTTGTTGGCCAGTCAGAAGCGCTGTTAATCTGATAGGAAGAATGATTGTCTAAGATTGCTAGGCTAGCCTCTCGCCATTCAAAATGGGTATTGGCGCCAATGAAAAAGGTACCAAATAACAGGCCTATCGCTGCAGCGATGTATCGTGGTTTTTTCTTAACGGAATCTTGCTCCGAAATGGTGTTCAAACCGATACGCATAACAGCAGATTGGCTCTGCTCTATTTCAAATTGAACATCACAATCTAAAGCTACTGTGTTTTGCCATTGGTTTGGTATCCAAGCCTCCTTGGATTCGCCATTTGGCGCGATGAACACGATCCATGTTTTATTCTCTTTCGTGGTTGTTGCGATGATTTTACCAAAATATCGTTTCACTGACAGAGTGGTAGGATCGGGTTTGGGCCTTTCCATTATGAGCAAGAGTAGTGTCGCACTACAAAAGGCAGCGAGAATCACGGCAGAAACCCAATTTGGCCACAGGGTGAAGCCAAGATCAGTGATGCGTAAGAAAATACCGATGGCAGCGATCAGCAGCACTGGCACAAGCAAGTTGTAAAAAGGCTTAGCAAGATGGAGATAGCGCGCTTCAGTGGGCGTCACAGGGCGTTCAGATTTGAATACCGCAGGTTCTATTGGCGCATTGTCTTCTGATGTTTGTATTAATGTCTCAGGCTTTACTTGCCCATCTAGAAGGCTATCTTGTTTATCGGAGTTCGATGATTGATCCAAAACGGTTTGCTCTGAAGCTAATTGGTTTTCTGAGCGAGCGTTACTTACCTCTGTATTTGGCGCTTCGGTCAGGGTGTCATTAACCTCATCGGCAATGCGATAATCGTTCAGACCAAGTACAATGAGTATATCGTCGAACAAAACTACGTCGGCACATATTTTCCCCTCTTCGATATAGTCTATCGCTTTTTCACTCATCATGATGGGATAATTAGCCAGTGCTAAAGCATACATATTCTCGCCTTTGCTATCTTCAGAGGGAATCGCATGAATTTCAAACGGTTCATCAATGCAATATACCTCTGAAGAAGTGACTTCCAATTCCCAAAGTTCGGAGATAGCGGAGCGCTCTTCTTCAGAGAGAACGGTATCTCGTCTATTGCTAAATAGCTTTGCTCTTTGCTCTTTTATAAGGTTTTTTTGGTTCTGATATGAGAAAAAAAGTCGTGATGGCGTACAAAAGTAGACCGATTTTAACTATTATTAAAAACTCTTGCATGAAAGGTAAACCTTGACTGTTATCGAGTTGCAGTCCAAATGACTAATCAAAAAAATTTGCTATGTATAATCTCACTGTTTGGCCTGTGTTGTAGGATTTATTGCAATAAACGTGATTTTCTGCGGAGTTTATTTGAGTACATGTCGAATATTATTTTCCTCTACATAGAATTAGCCTTTATTGATAGTTTTGATTTTATTTTCTTTGATCGAATACATAGTGAGTAAATTGCTCAGGCAGTAACTGAAGATGTATTGCTTTCCATCCCAATGGTTTGAGGCAATCGAAACTCAATGTAACTAACTGAAAATCAGCCACTGTTTAACAATGCTTTCCAATTCTACTCTCTTTTATTTGTTGTGATTAAACTGGTGTGCGGCAGTCAAGGTATTATATGTTTAAAGTTTTATTTTTAGGTGATACCTAAACGTCAACTTCATCATAAAAATGCGTTAATTTAAACTTAATTTAAACTTAAATTAACTTAAATGTATATTAAAATAAAGCCATGAAATCAGGTATAACACCAGATGTCATTTATAATAAAAGATACACAGTTAAAAGTATTTCCAACAACGGTCGCACAACAAGTAGCAGGCTATATCCCATTTCCAGTGCAAGATAATATTATCTTCGATCAAGAATCTTTGTTGCCAATCGGCTTATTGTCGTACAGTAGATTTGATGATGAGAGCACGGATGAAATATTAATCGCGATGCCTAATATTCAAGGGATATTTGATGGTGACTACCCTTTTGTCACTTATTCGTTGACGAGTGGCGGTTGGGTGCTAGATGACGACTATTCAGATGCACTAGAGTATAACCTTGAAGAACACTACTCTGACTACTACCGGAAATCGGCGGTGTTTTATAGAGAAAATGCATATCTAACTCATGACTTGGCTTCTGGGGCTAAAGTGCCGTTGTTCGAGCTAGGAGGGCAGCCACCACTGGGTGAGAATTGGGATGCGATGCTCTACGATGAAATGGAAGATAACCCAGAGTTAGATCACTATCATGATGTTATGGATGACGAAAGTGGTCCTGATTTCGAGCGAATGAGCACAAGAGAAATGACATATTTTGATGAGGAACTCGGTAAGGAGTTTGTTTTCTTGGGCACATTCAGTTTTGATACCTACTTAGATGGTGTTGGTGAGGGCATTGTCTTCTATCAACCCGAACTGAAAAAAGTGATGGTAGCAGCAGAGTTTTCTTAAATCCGTAATACTCATTCAAAGCCAGCAAGCATTTAAAGGTTCACAATGCTTGCTCTCGTCATCCTATCTAACCACTTCTTTCTCAATGGTGCTAGCGGCCTTGGCTAGCTCATTTCTACTTCACTCGTTGACTCCCATGCCTATAGACCAACGACGAAAACAAACATAAACCTATTGGATAACATTCTGCGCAGAGCGTTTGAACTCAAGCACGGTCGACATTTAACATTCAGTTCCGAAAATGACGCATCTTATTTGTCTTCCGTTGTTAGCATCGACTTGAACTTAATCATACAAAAGCAACGGGAGTATAAGACATGTTCAAGAATCTGCATGAAATGGTAGAGCCACTTGTTATCGGCAATGTGTGGGATGTACCCAGTGCGAAGATCGCCGAGAACGTCGGGTTTTCTGCCATAGGCACGTCGAGTGCAGCAATCGCTAAAAATCTCGGTAAAGAGGATGGAGAAAACATCAGTTTCGAACACCTTTTATCGCTTGTAAAAGCAATGGTCACCGCGACAAAATTGCCGTTGACCGTCGACCTTGAATCTGGTTATGGAGCGACGCCTGAAATCGTAGCAAACAATATTATTCAGTTAGTTAATGCTGGTGTGGTTGGCGTCAATATAGAAGACAGTGTCGTGATAGATGGTGTAAGAAGTCTGCGTGATAGCGCTCTATTTGGTAAAACGTTACAAACAGTTAGAGAATGCATTCGCAAAGAGGGTGTTGATGTTTTTATTAATGTTAGGAGTGACGTGTTCCTACTCGATGTTGAACAGCCGGTCTCAGCAAGTATTGAGAGAATTAAGCGATATGAACAGGCGGGGGCTGATGGTATTTTCCTACCAGGCATGAATAAAAAAGACGATATTAAAGCGGTTGTCGATACCACCTCACTACCCATAAATGTGATGTGTTTACCGGGATTACCTAATTTTTCACAACTGAAAGCACTAGGTGTAAAACGGATAAGTATGGGCAATTTTGTCCATGAGGCTATGCTTACGTCTTTATCTTCTATCTTACTCTCAATTAAAAGCGAACAGTCTTTTGAAGCATTGTTTGCCTAGCCTAACTATGTTTCAGCCAGGACTGGCTGAAACTTAATTCTCTCTTTATCTTCTCGCTAGATCAATCAATCTACATTTAATGGTTGTCTATAGTTTGTTCTCGCTTGTTCAACACAAGGTTTGAACGCTGTGATTATTTTCAATAAGCCCTTCTAACATCAGTACAATTTGTTAAAGTACGTCTCGGCCGAGGATTGAAAAATACCTAATAGTCACAGGAATAGGGTATTGGTAATAATGGTACAGAGCCAAGCACTCATTGACTGAATGATAAAGGTTGTAATAAGGAAAATCAGATCATGCGCTATATTCGCCGTGCTATCTATTCATTAGGTTTGGTAGTTTTTTCTGCAAACGCTTTTGAAGGAGAGAGTTTTCAACATAAAGACTGGTATCTAGCTTGCGATAATACAGGCACCTGTAGGGCGGCGGGTTATTCAGACATTGGGAGCCTGAACCCTGTAGCGGTGATGTTTACCCGTGAAGCCGGTCCTGCAACTCCGATAACGGCCAAGGTGTTTCTGGGGGACTATTATGATTTCGAACATTGGCCCGAGCAGATCAATCTTTATATCGATTCTCAAGATTTGGGGCCGATAAAGCATGACATCCTAACCGCGATGCAGGTTCAGGCGATTCTTGCGGTGGTGACCAAAGACGCACTTATCGAAATTGGTGATGGGCAATCTAACTGGGTGTTGTCTAGTAGCGGTGCCAGCGCTGTGTTTCGCAGAATGGATGAATATCAGGGCCGACTCAAGACTCCATTTGCCATTGTCGCAAAAGGTCAGCGTGCTGAGTCTAAGGTCAGTCGAGCTGAGGCTGCTCCCAAACTGGTCAGTGTTGGCGGCGATGCAGAAATGAAATCGCTTGATCCTGAGTCTGAGCAGTATGAAAGATTACTGCCACAACTGCGCGCTAGCTATCAGGTTGTGGAAGATGAGCTCGGTTGCCATAGGCTGTTTGAAGAGACCCCGTCTATCTCGATTGCCAAGCTTAACAACGGTCAGTCGTTAATTGAGGCATCCTGTTGGTTGGCCGCTTATAACTATGGTTCAAGTTATTGGTTGTTGGCTGAAGGTAACGAGGCGCTACCTAAATATCTCAACATCTCCGGCAATGAGTATTCGCAAGGCATCGTATCTTCCGCTCATAAAGGCCGCGGGTTGGGTGATTGTTGGAGTTTTGAAAGTTGGTTGTATGATGGCGAAAAAATGGTTCGTTCAAGCGATAGGAACACGGGTTTGTGTCGCGGTATTGCCGCAGGAGGCATAGACTCAATGCCTACCTGGGTGAGCGAAGTGGTCTTCGCACAAGATTCGAATAAATAACCATGTTGTTATGACGCAGGCCAAGTTAGTCAGTGTTTTGAGGGCCTTGGGACTAAGGTTGTACCAAACCCTCATTTTAAGAGGTGCTTTAAACTTAAATTCATATTTATGAATATTCACATTTATTGTCACGTTCGTTTTAGTTGTTTGAGCGTGCTCATTGCGCACTTTCCACCATTTAACTTGGCATCATGGCTGTGCTATTTGCCTTGCTAACTTCTCACGTTAAATACAGTCCACGCCAAGTATGTTAATGTTCAGCGTTGAAAAATAGCACAACAAATCCTTCAAACTAGGATACATCAGCGGCATAGCATAAAACTCTATGGTAAACATTAAGGAGACTTTAGTGCTCTAACTCATTGGCGAATGAAAAACTGCTGCATGACCTTGTATACAAGATCTGGCTGATCTTTATGAGCTTCATGGCCCGCAAATGGTAAGTTAGCAAACGATGGGTGCTTTAGTCGACTTACGAGTTCCAATGCCGACGAATGAGGGAAAAGGAAATCATCGTCACCTCGAATGATTAGCACGTCTCCTTCGATGTAATCGATAGTGTCACCTGGGTAGCCCGACACACTGGTATCTGTCCACATTTTGACAATGTCTGCGACGAACAAGTCAAAGTTTGCATCGGGTTTTAACTGAGTAAACAGGCGGGACGAATCAGGGAATTTGTCCCTCCACCTCTGTCCTGTGACACCAGACAATAAATTGTAGAGAGTGGATCCCGCCTTTAACTGAAAATCTGCTCCAATTGTGACAAGCTTACTGATGCTTACCGAGTTCGATGCCATCAATCGATAGCCAATGACACCACCGTCACTGAACCCAAGTACAGCGGTTTGATGAATATTCAAATAGGCGAGAACCGCAATCACATCTTGTTCTAAGCGTTGATATGTCAGCTCTCGACTGCCCATCGTAGAGCGACCATGGCCGCGACTGTCAATTCTGATTAATTGAAAGTGCTGCGATAATAAGGGCACCAATTGATCAAAATCCTCAATGCTACCGATTCCTCCATGGAGCATCACTAGGGGAGGTTTAGTGTTATCTCCGACAATATCGAAGTAAATGAGTGCATCGTCAATTTGGAGATTTTTCCGGTGTTGTATGGTCCAGTTCGTCATGTAAATATTCCCACTTTGGTTGGATGTCTTCAGCGTTACTCAGCAAATCTTTAGGCAGGTAACGGTTTAGCTGACTAGAAATATAACCAATGCGGGTGACAAGGTTTGTCAGTAGCCAATCCCATTTTCGCTATCCACTAGGTCATGGCTCAAGTATCGTTAGCTCGGTTGAATAACCAGAAAAATCGCGACCGCAGCCAAACTCGCTCCAAAGCTACGATTGATTGCCACCATCTTCCTCGGCGACTCAATAAAGCGAGTCAGCATTGAGCCGAAGTAGGCCCAGATCAACATACCAATAACACCTGTTATTACCATCACCCCAATAATAAAGACGACCTGAACGACATAGTTGCTGGCTGGCGAAACGAATTGGGAAAACACCGTGATGGAAGCGACCCAACCTTTTGGATTAAGGATTTGTACCATTATGCCAGACAAAAAGCCGGACTTTTTCACACTGGCCTTGTTGTCGAGATCCATATTCGCAATCCCCCACGCCATATAGAGTAAATAAGCCGCACCAAGCCACTTGAGGGCCAAATAAAGAGTCGGATAGAGAGCCAGTAGCCCAGCCAGTCCGACACTCGCTCCCGTCAGAATGGCGATCACACCAACGGCGTTACCGACAATAAAAGGTAAGGTCGCGCTCACTCCATAGCGGCTGGAAAGACCAATCAAAGCGATATTACCCGCGCCTGGTGTCATAGAAATTGATACTGCGAACAGCAGAAACGCTGTCATCAACTGAGCACTCATTGCTCACTCCCGTAAAGTCATGGTTTCAATATGAGACTCAGTCTAACGATATTGGTAGGAATAAAATTGCTATTTGGGTTATGGTAATAATCAATTTGAGCAAGTAATTTCTGAAAATACTATGAAAAAGAAAGAATTCACCAATGTTGAGTTAGATAGTACTGATTTTTCCATTCTTGAACGTATCCAGCGAGATGGTCGCATCAGCAACAGCAAATTAGCTGAAGAGGTCAACCTCAGCGAAACACCATGTTGGCGACGTTGGAAAAAAATGGAGCAAGAAGGCTACATCGAAGGTTATGCTGCAAGACTCAACCGTAAAAAACTTGGTTTTCAGGTTTCGGGTTTCACTTTGGTCACACTGGGAAGTCATGAAGTAGAAAACACGGACCCGTTTGAGGACTATGTGGCGGAATCAGACTGGATTACCATGTGCCACTGCATTGCTGGTGGGGCAGATTACATCGTACAGGTAGTAGCAAAAGACTTAGATGAATACTTTGAACGGATCAGTTCTATACGACGAGTTAAAGGCGTGAGCGCCATTCAGTCCAACGTATCGGTTAAAGAGATTAAAAGTACATTCCAACTGCCTTTAAATTAAAGGCGATTTTACTGGTCGTTAGATCCAAGACCATTGTCATAGAGGGGCAACTTCGGGTCGTAAGGGTATAAATGGCGACC
This DNA window, taken from Vibrio neptunius, encodes the following:
- a CDS encoding LysE family translocator codes for the protein MSAQLMTAFLLFAVSISMTPGAGNIALIGLSSRYGVSATLPFIVGNAVGVIAILTGASVGLAGLLALYPTLYLALKWLGAAYLLYMAWGIANMDLDNKASVKKSGFLSGIMVQILNPKGWVASITVFSQFVSPASNYVVQVVFIIGVMVITGVIGMLIWAYFGSMLTRFIESPRKMVAINRSFGASLAAVAIFLVIQPS
- a CDS encoding DUF5062 family protein, whose protein sequence is MSKSAKLHNEDKLVKKALEIGEKMAKMQGFDLPKSPQPVRVKAVYLFLVGAKQITPLPDSKLDGANIKHRLALWIHSALPDDDPLK
- a CDS encoding DUF1611 domain-containing protein, which encodes MSISKQKLRNLFKSTRAEEIETKSQTTSLVHIIKPVIPSAIIYCEGNFGRIDGKTANGLVRHSLGYRILSVIDSELAGLDAGEVLDNKANGIPIVSSIEEALIQADTIPDYFIFGIAPSNGFLSDLDKSVLLNAMSLKMHVVNGLHEFLSDDPVFLAASIKHNVRILDTRKPKDKAELQTFSGKIHRVKCPRIAVMGTDCALGKRTTATILANELTKKGLNVVLIATGQTGIIQGAQYGVALDAVPAQFCAGELESVIVQAYDTESPDIIIIEGQGALSHPAFSTSAFILRGSCPTGVILQHAPNRLYRSDFPDCPMPSVASEINLIETFSNTSVIGLTLNHEGMSRDETLNAIDWYTTEFDLPVTDALSQPAKHLVQIVLAAFPPLASKLAEEG
- a CDS encoding DUF1176 domain-containing protein, which codes for MRYIRRAIYSLGLVVFSANAFEGESFQHKDWYLACDNTGTCRAAGYSDIGSLNPVAVMFTREAGPATPITAKVFLGDYYDFEHWPEQINLYIDSQDLGPIKHDILTAMQVQAILAVVTKDALIEIGDGQSNWVLSSSGASAVFRRMDEYQGRLKTPFAIVAKGQRAESKVSRAEAAPKLVSVGGDAEMKSLDPESEQYERLLPQLRASYQVVEDELGCHRLFEETPSISIAKLNNGQSLIEASCWLAAYNYGSSYWLLAEGNEALPKYLNISGNEYSQGIVSSAHKGRGLGDCWSFESWLYDGEKMVRSSDRNTGLCRGIAAGGIDSMPTWVSEVVFAQDSNK
- a CDS encoding isocitrate lyase/phosphoenolpyruvate mutase family protein, with protein sequence MFKNLHEMVEPLVIGNVWDVPSAKIAENVGFSAIGTSSAAIAKNLGKEDGENISFEHLLSLVKAMVTATKLPLTVDLESGYGATPEIVANNIIQLVNAGVVGVNIEDSVVIDGVRSLRDSALFGKTLQTVRECIRKEGVDVFINVRSDVFLLDVEQPVSASIERIKRYEQAGADGIFLPGMNKKDDIKAVVDTTSLPINVMCLPGLPNFSQLKALGVKRISMGNFVHEAMLTSLSSILLSIKSEQSFEALFA
- a CDS encoding alpha/beta hydrolase, yielding MTNWTIQHRKNLQIDDALIYFDIVGDNTKPPLVMLHGGIGSIEDFDQLVPLLSQHFQLIRIDSRGHGRSTMGSRELTYQRLEQDVIAVLAYLNIHQTAVLGFSDGGVIGYRLMASNSVSISKLVTIGADFQLKAGSTLYNLLSGVTGQRWRDKFPDSSRLFTQLKPDANFDLFVADIVKMWTDTSVSGYPGDTIDYIEGDVLIIRGDDDFLFPHSSALELVSRLKHPSFANLPFAGHEAHKDQPDLVYKVMQQFFIRQ
- a CDS encoding GspS/AspS pilotin family protein, which codes for MLRATAIFSLVSMLNGCQTNPIQSHWLADYRATVISSQLPIELGSLTLVEAQSEANIVTLIFAKRKKLNIDSLVDKVAVSFCNSIELRPLLESKISYKIMTLDKNEDVESLYVISLTKCSN
- a CDS encoding Lrp/AsnC family transcriptional regulator, with translation MKKKEFTNVELDSTDFSILERIQRDGRISNSKLAEEVNLSETPCWRRWKKMEQEGYIEGYAARLNRKKLGFQVSGFTLVTLGSHEVENTDPFEDYVAESDWITMCHCIAGGADYIVQVVAKDLDEYFERISSIRRVKGVSAIQSNVSVKEIKSTFQLPLN